In Motilibacter rhizosphaerae, one DNA window encodes the following:
- a CDS encoding APC family permease encodes MAVLPDLSKRLLLGRALRSDRLGETLLPKRIALPVFASDMLSSVAYATQEVLVLLAIGGLAYLYLLPWLALAVVLLLLVVVASYRQLVRAYPTGGGDYEVASKNIGRTAGLTVASALLVDYVLTVAVSVSSGVDNIISAFPGLDPHRVVLAVLFVLLLTSLNLRGLKESGAAFATPTYAFIVLVLALVGTGLLRTAFGSRPVAESAHYSIAPEVSHLSGFALVFFVLRAFSSGCTALTGVEAIANGVPAFKKPKIENARKTLLMMATLSITMFGGITALAVLSKVHYVDPLRACDLRGFDCKTDVQRTVIAQVGSAVFGENVLYYLLLAFAAAILILAANTAFNGFPLLGSVLAQDRFLPRQLHTRGDRLVFSNGILVLAGFAILLIVSFDASVTRLIQLYILGVFCSFTLGQTGMVRHWNRTIPLETDPAVRRTMRTSRIINAIGAACTGTVLVIVLVTKFLAGAWIVVVAMPVIFLLMRKINSHYESVSRELEPDPDEEVTLPARTHAMVLVSKIHKPTLRALNYARAVRPSTLEAVTVSVDPDETHALQTEWDRRGIPVPLKVLDSPFREITAPVVRYVRSVRRSSPRDVVAVYIPEYVVGHWWEQLLHNQSALRLKTRLLFTPGVMVISVPWQLRSSEELEARVIEAHKARVKAAIAAGVIAPPTRYPGEQPLVDAPADVPTLKSDA; translated from the coding sequence GTGGCCGTCCTCCCCGACCTGTCCAAGCGCCTCCTCCTCGGGCGGGCGCTGCGCAGCGACCGGCTGGGCGAGACGCTCCTGCCCAAGCGGATCGCGCTGCCCGTCTTCGCCAGCGACATGCTCTCCTCGGTCGCGTACGCGACGCAGGAGGTCCTCGTCCTGCTCGCCATCGGCGGACTGGCCTACCTCTACCTGCTGCCGTGGCTCGCGCTCGCGGTCGTGCTGCTGCTCCTCGTCGTCGTCGCGTCCTACCGGCAGCTCGTCCGGGCGTACCCGACGGGCGGCGGGGACTACGAGGTCGCCAGCAAGAACATCGGGCGCACCGCGGGCCTGACGGTCGCGAGCGCGCTGCTCGTCGACTACGTCCTCACGGTCGCGGTGTCGGTCTCCTCCGGCGTCGACAACATCATCTCGGCGTTCCCGGGCCTCGACCCGCACCGCGTCGTCCTCGCCGTGCTGTTCGTGCTGCTGCTGACCTCGCTCAACCTGCGCGGGCTCAAGGAGTCGGGCGCGGCGTTCGCCACCCCGACGTACGCGTTCATCGTCCTCGTGCTCGCCCTGGTCGGGACCGGCCTGCTGCGCACGGCGTTCGGCTCCCGCCCGGTCGCCGAGAGCGCGCACTACTCGATCGCCCCGGAGGTCAGCCACCTCTCCGGCTTCGCGCTGGTGTTCTTCGTGCTGCGCGCGTTCTCCTCCGGCTGCACGGCGCTCACCGGCGTCGAGGCGATCGCCAACGGCGTCCCGGCGTTCAAGAAGCCGAAGATCGAGAACGCCCGCAAGACGCTGCTCATGATGGCGACGCTGTCGATCACGATGTTCGGCGGCATCACCGCGCTCGCGGTGCTGAGCAAGGTGCACTACGTCGACCCGCTGCGCGCCTGCGACCTGCGCGGCTTCGACTGCAAGACCGACGTGCAGCGCACGGTCATCGCGCAGGTCGGCTCCGCGGTCTTCGGCGAGAACGTCCTCTACTACCTGCTGCTCGCCTTCGCCGCCGCGATCCTCATCCTCGCGGCCAACACCGCCTTCAACGGCTTCCCGCTGCTCGGCTCGGTGCTGGCCCAGGACCGCTTCCTGCCGCGCCAGCTGCACACCCGCGGCGACCGGCTGGTGTTCTCCAACGGCATCCTCGTTCTCGCCGGCTTCGCGATCCTGCTCATCGTCAGCTTCGACGCCTCGGTGACCCGGCTGATCCAGCTCTACATCCTCGGGGTGTTCTGCAGCTTCACCCTCGGCCAGACGGGGATGGTGCGGCACTGGAACCGCACGATCCCGCTCGAGACCGACCCGGCTGTCCGCCGCACCATGCGGACCTCGCGCATCATCAACGCGATCGGGGCGGCCTGCACGGGCACCGTGCTCGTCATCGTGCTCGTCACGAAGTTCCTCGCCGGGGCGTGGATCGTCGTCGTCGCGATGCCGGTCATCTTCCTGCTCATGCGCAAGATCAACTCGCACTACGAGTCGGTGTCGCGCGAGCTCGAGCCCGACCCCGACGAGGAGGTCACGCTCCCCGCGCGGACGCACGCGATGGTCCTCGTGTCGAAGATCCACAAGCCGACGCTGCGTGCGCTGAACTACGCCCGCGCGGTCCGGCCCTCGACCCTCGAGGCCGTGACGGTGAGCGTCGACCCGGACGAGACGCACGCGCTGCAGACCGAGTGGGACCGGCGCGGCATCCCGGTGCCGCTCAAGGTCCTCGACAGCCCCTTCCGCGAGATCACCGCACCGGTCGTGCGCTACGTCCGCTCGGTGCGCCGCTCCAGCCCGCGCGACGTCGTCGCCGTCTACATCCCGGAGTACGTCGTCGGCCACTGGTGGGAGCAGCTGCTCCACAACCAGAGCGCGCTGCGGCTCAAGACACGGCTGCTGTTCACCCCGGGCGTGATGGTCATCAGCGTCCCGTGGCAGCTGCGCTCCTCCGAGGAGCTCGAGGCCCGCGTCATCGAGGCCCACAAGGCACGCGTCAAGGCCGCGATCGCGGCCGGCGTCATCGCGCCGCCCACCCGCTACCCGGGCGAGCAGCCGCTGGTCGACGCGCCTGCCGACGTCCCGACGCTGAAGTCCGACGCGTGA
- a CDS encoding potassium channel family protein, with amino-acid sequence MHYVIMGCGRVGATLAHSLEDAGHTVAIIDRKSDAFRRLGTHFAGKRVAGEGFDRDVLLDAGIEDAAAFAAVSSGDNSNILAARVARETFGVDHVVARIYDPGRAAVYQRLGIPTVATVRWTSDQVLRRLLPAGSEVEYRDPTGTVELAEMAFAASWIGAPLVRLEEASGARIAFLTRFGEGLLPTPETVLQDGDLVHALVRGADRANVEAVFAAGPEKEG; translated from the coding sequence GTGCACTACGTGATCATGGGTTGCGGCCGGGTCGGCGCCACGCTGGCGCACAGCCTGGAGGACGCGGGCCACACCGTCGCGATCATCGACCGCAAGAGCGACGCCTTCCGCCGGCTCGGGACGCACTTCGCCGGCAAGCGCGTGGCGGGCGAGGGCTTCGACCGCGACGTCCTGCTGGACGCGGGCATCGAGGACGCCGCCGCCTTCGCCGCGGTGAGCAGCGGCGACAACTCCAACATCCTCGCCGCGCGCGTCGCGCGGGAGACCTTCGGCGTCGACCACGTCGTCGCCCGCATCTACGACCCCGGCCGCGCCGCGGTCTACCAGCGGCTCGGCATCCCCACGGTCGCGACCGTGCGCTGGACCTCGGACCAGGTCCTGCGCCGGCTGCTGCCGGCGGGCTCCGAGGTGGAGTACCGCGACCCCACGGGCACCGTGGAGCTGGCCGAGATGGCGTTCGCCGCGAGCTGGATCGGCGCTCCGCTCGTCCGGCTCGAGGAGGCGTCGGGCGCGCGCATCGCGTTCCTCACCCGCTTCGGCGAGGGCCTGCTCCCGACGCCCGAGACGGTGCTCCAGGACGGCGACCTCGTGCACGCCCTGGTCCGCGGCGCCGACCGCGCGAACGTCGAGGCGGTCTTCGCCGCCGGTCCCGAGAAGGAGGGCTGA
- a CDS encoding potassium channel family protein, whose protein sequence is MRVAVAGAGSVGRSIARELLDNGHQVLLLDREPSAVNPELVPEAEWLLADACEMSSLDEAGLQRCDVVVAATGDDKANLVVALIAKTEFAVPRTVARVNNPKNEWMFDEAWGVDVAVSTPRLMTALVEEAVSVGDIVRIMTFQQSGTDLVELTMPEDSPYVGSRVGDVPWPGDTVLVAIVREGRPIAPTADDPLEARDELLFVTSSEIGEDLERVLAPHGRSASA, encoded by the coding sequence GTGCGCGTCGCAGTCGCCGGAGCAGGCAGTGTGGGCCGCTCGATCGCCCGCGAGCTGCTCGACAACGGCCACCAGGTGCTGCTGCTCGACCGCGAGCCGAGCGCCGTCAACCCCGAGCTGGTCCCCGAGGCCGAGTGGCTGCTCGCCGACGCCTGCGAGATGAGCTCGCTCGACGAGGCGGGCCTGCAGCGCTGCGACGTCGTCGTCGCCGCGACCGGCGACGACAAGGCCAACCTCGTCGTCGCGCTCATCGCCAAGACGGAGTTCGCCGTGCCGCGCACGGTGGCCCGCGTGAACAACCCGAAGAACGAGTGGATGTTCGACGAGGCGTGGGGCGTCGACGTCGCGGTCTCGACGCCGCGGCTCATGACCGCGCTCGTCGAGGAGGCCGTGAGCGTCGGCGACATCGTGCGGATCATGACGTTCCAGCAGTCCGGGACCGACCTCGTCGAGCTGACGATGCCCGAGGACTCGCCCTACGTCGGGTCGCGGGTCGGGGACGTCCCGTGGCCCGGCGACACCGTGCTCGTCGCCATCGTCCGCGAGGGCCGCCCCATCGCCCCGACCGCGGACGACCCGCTCGAGGCGCGCGACGAGCTGCTCTTCGTGACGAGCTCGGAGATCGGCGAGGACCTCGAGCGCGTCCTCGCGCCTCACGGCCGCTCGGCGTCCGCCTGA
- a CDS encoding DUF3159 domain-containing protein, translating to MTGPDPQRLDLAAAIGGPRGLVESALPGTLFVLVYTLGGHHLTPSLVVAVGSALLLAAVRLAARGTVQYALSGLLGVLVSAGVAWWTGSARDFYAPGLVRNGAFAVVYAGSALARWPVLGFFGGTLLGEGTTEWRQRPDRVRAYSLATWLWAGMFALRLGVQLPFYLADRVDALGTANVLLGVPLYALVLLATLRIVRPAGGYRAAREAAAQRSAGPEDGAEGTTGETPQDEPHALAGEGQADAERP from the coding sequence GTGACGGGTCCCGACCCGCAGCGCCTCGACCTCGCCGCCGCCATCGGCGGCCCCCGCGGCCTGGTCGAGTCCGCGCTCCCGGGGACGCTGTTCGTCCTCGTCTACACCCTCGGCGGGCACCACCTCACGCCGAGCCTCGTCGTCGCCGTCGGCAGCGCGCTGCTGCTCGCGGCGGTGCGCCTCGCGGCCCGCGGCACGGTGCAGTACGCGCTGAGCGGCCTGCTGGGCGTGCTCGTCAGCGCCGGCGTCGCCTGGTGGACGGGCAGCGCCCGCGACTTCTACGCCCCCGGCCTCGTCCGCAACGGCGCCTTCGCGGTCGTCTACGCCGGGTCGGCGCTGGCGCGCTGGCCGGTCCTCGGCTTCTTCGGCGGGACGCTGCTCGGCGAGGGGACGACCGAGTGGCGCCAGCGCCCGGACCGGGTGCGGGCGTACTCGCTCGCCACCTGGCTGTGGGCGGGGATGTTCGCGCTGCGCCTCGGCGTGCAGCTGCCGTTCTACCTCGCCGACCGCGTCGACGCGCTGGGCACCGCCAACGTGCTGCTCGGCGTCCCGCTGTACGCCCTGGTGCTGCTCGCCACGCTGCGCATCGTGCGCCCCGCTGGCGGCTACCGCGCGGCCCGGGAGGCCGCCGCGCAGCGCAGCGCCGGCCCCGAGGACGGCGCCGAGGGCACCACGGGGGAGACCCCGCAGGACGAGCCGCACGCGCTCGCGGGCGAGGGTCAGGCGGACGCCGAGCGGCCGTGA
- a CDS encoding OB-fold nucleic acid binding domain-containing protein, with the protein MATTAKSGLLRRAIERLTASDEEVEAQALRETVEKHGCHSIARCTDRQLVTVEGTLRTVTLRPRAGVPALEAEVYDGTATLHVVWLGRRRIPGIDPGRAVRATGRVAIDAGRRVMFNPVYELRAQTR; encoded by the coding sequence ATGGCCACCACCGCCAAGAGCGGGCTCCTGCGTCGGGCGATCGAGCGCCTCACCGCCAGCGACGAGGAGGTGGAGGCGCAGGCCCTGCGCGAGACGGTCGAGAAGCACGGCTGCCACTCCATCGCCCGCTGCACCGACCGCCAGCTCGTCACCGTCGAGGGCACCCTGCGCACCGTCACCCTGCGTCCCCGGGCCGGGGTCCCCGCCCTCGAGGCCGAGGTCTACGACGGGACCGCCACGCTGCACGTCGTGTGGCTCGGGCGCCGCCGGATCCCCGGCATCGACCCGGGCCGGGCCGTGCGCGCCACCGGCCGCGTCGCCATCGACGCCGGGCGCCGCGTGATGTTCAACCCCGTCTACGAGCTCCGCGCCCAGACTCGGTGA
- a CDS encoding DUF3710 domain-containing protein, producing MFGRRKRSGSEDAEERDGALVAPQSQGAEQGEELEAPADDAPAAAGGAPAVRPSGWRVDGPFDASEVEDPSDGGRRISLGSVWLAGREGVELQLQVDEQAGTVEGATFLDGESGLEVRAFAAPRTEGIWDEVRGELLASLQEQGAGVEEGDGPFGTELRAALPAQLPDGSQGFQPLRFIGVDGPRWFLRGVVSGRGAMEEGAAAVLEDVFRDTVVVRGREPMAPRDPLPLALPAGVVPVPQDPGVPAPDAAGDE from the coding sequence GTGTTCGGTCGACGCAAGAGGTCCGGCTCCGAGGACGCCGAGGAGCGCGACGGCGCGCTCGTGGCCCCCCAGTCGCAGGGTGCGGAGCAGGGCGAGGAGCTGGAGGCGCCAGCGGACGACGCGCCCGCTGCTGCCGGCGGCGCGCCGGCGGTACGCCCGTCCGGGTGGCGCGTCGACGGGCCGTTCGACGCCTCCGAGGTCGAGGACCCCTCCGACGGCGGCCGCCGGATCTCGCTGGGCTCCGTCTGGCTCGCCGGGCGCGAGGGCGTCGAGCTCCAGCTCCAGGTCGACGAGCAGGCCGGGACCGTCGAGGGCGCGACCTTCCTCGACGGCGAGAGCGGGCTCGAGGTGCGCGCCTTCGCGGCACCGCGCACCGAGGGCATCTGGGACGAGGTGCGCGGCGAGCTGCTCGCCAGCCTGCAGGAGCAGGGCGCGGGCGTCGAGGAGGGCGACGGGCCCTTCGGCACCGAGCTGCGGGCCGCGCTGCCCGCGCAGCTGCCCGACGGCAGCCAGGGCTTCCAGCCGCTGCGCTTCATCGGCGTCGACGGCCCGCGCTGGTTCCTCCGCGGCGTGGTCTCCGGCCGCGGCGCGATGGAGGAGGGCGCCGCGGCGGTCCTCGAGGACGTGTTCCGCGACACCGTCGTGGTGCGCGGGCGCGAGCCCATGGCGCCGCGCGACCCGCTGCCCCTCGCGCTCCCCGCGGGCGTCGTTCCCGTCCCGCAGGACCCCGGCGTACCCGCCCCGGACGCCGCCGGCGACGAGTAG
- the dut gene encoding dUTP diphosphatase — MVPGLDGLVGDEVPVLLQQLDPGLPAPAYAHPGDAGADLVTRVDVTLAPGERAVVPTGVALALPEGYAAFVHPRSGLAARCGVSLVNAPGTIDAGYRGEVQVVLVNLDPRTPVHLQRGDRVAQLVVQRVERVRFVAVERLPGAARGAGGFGSTGGSAALSGGADAPTPASGAAAALEGI, encoded by the coding sequence GTGGTCCCTGGGCTCGACGGGCTCGTCGGCGACGAGGTGCCTGTGCTGCTGCAGCAGCTCGACCCCGGGCTGCCCGCCCCGGCGTACGCGCACCCGGGCGACGCCGGCGCCGACCTCGTGACCCGCGTCGACGTCACGCTCGCCCCGGGCGAGCGCGCGGTGGTGCCGACGGGCGTCGCGCTCGCGCTGCCCGAGGGCTACGCCGCCTTCGTCCACCCGCGCAGCGGCCTCGCGGCCCGCTGCGGGGTCTCGCTCGTCAACGCCCCGGGCACGATCGACGCCGGCTACCGCGGGGAGGTGCAGGTCGTGCTCGTCAACCTCGACCCGCGCACGCCGGTGCACCTGCAGCGCGGCGACCGGGTCGCCCAGCTCGTCGTCCAGCGCGTCGAGCGCGTCCGCTTCGTCGCGGTCGAGCGCCTGCCCGGCGCGGCGCGCGGTGCCGGCGGCTTCGGCTCGACCGGCGGCTCCGCGGCCCTCTCCGGCGGCGCTGACGCTCCTACCCCCGCCAGCGGCGCTGCCGCTGCACTCGAAGGGATCTGA
- a CDS encoding DUF3093 domain-containing protein, with protein MPPTSAYQERLSAPPTVWLACAVVLLGILPVTVAVMPLAAAGAVTVVVLVLAALALRRWEPEVVVAGGELRAGRARIPLALIGPAEPLDAARAALLRGPGIEPRAFHLLRPWTTTAVLVPVLDPEDPTPYWYVSTRRPERLAEVLDGVRAAHEG; from the coding sequence GTGCCCCCGACCAGCGCGTACCAGGAGCGGCTGAGCGCTCCGCCGACCGTGTGGCTCGCGTGCGCGGTCGTCCTGCTCGGGATCCTCCCGGTGACCGTGGCCGTCATGCCGCTGGCGGCAGCGGGCGCCGTCACGGTCGTCGTGCTCGTCCTCGCCGCCCTGGCGCTGCGGCGCTGGGAGCCGGAGGTCGTCGTCGCCGGCGGCGAGCTGCGGGCCGGGCGGGCGCGGATCCCGCTCGCGCTCATCGGGCCGGCCGAACCGCTCGACGCGGCACGCGCCGCGCTCCTGCGCGGGCCGGGCATCGAGCCGCGGGCGTTCCACCTGCTGCGGCCCTGGACGACGACGGCGGTGCTGGTGCCGGTGCTCGACCCCGAGGACCCCACGCCCTACTGGTACGTCTCGACGCGCCGCCCCGAGCGGCTGGCCGAGGTCCTCGACGGGGTGCGCGCGGCGCACGAGGGCTAG
- a CDS encoding DUF4193 domain-containing protein, which produces MATDYDQPRKTDDEVGEDSIEELKARRNDKGGAVVDIDEADLAESLELPGADLSNEELSVQVIPRRADEFTCSSCFLVHHQSQLAKEDGNQLICTECA; this is translated from the coding sequence ATGGCAACCGACTACGACCAGCCGCGCAAGACCGACGACGAGGTCGGCGAGGACAGCATCGAGGAGCTCAAGGCCCGGCGCAACGACAAGGGCGGCGCCGTCGTCGACATCGACGAGGCGGACCTCGCCGAGTCCCTGGAGCTCCCCGGCGCCGACCTCTCCAACGAGGAGCTCAGCGTCCAGGTGATCCCGCGCCGCGCGGACGAGTTCACCTGCTCGAGCTGCTTCCTCGTGCACCACCAGAGCCAGCTGGCCAAGGAGGACGGCAACCAGCTGATCTGCACCGAGTGCGCCTGA
- a CDS encoding gamma carbonic anhydrase family protein, which translates to MPVYALDDLVPEISPDAYVAPEAVVIGAVRIGAGSSVWPGAVLRGDYGTITVGERTSVQDGAVVHVASGTSTSIGSECTIGHVAHLEGCVVEDGCLLGSGCVVLPGAVVRAGALVGAGAVVPQGLEVPPRAMALGVPARIRPDAVAPGAFAEGVRAYVENGRRHARGLRRL; encoded by the coding sequence GTGCCCGTCTACGCGCTCGACGACCTGGTGCCCGAGATCTCGCCCGACGCGTACGTCGCGCCCGAGGCCGTCGTCATCGGCGCCGTCCGCATCGGCGCGGGCAGCAGCGTCTGGCCGGGGGCCGTGCTCCGCGGCGACTACGGCACCATCACCGTCGGGGAGCGGACCTCGGTGCAGGACGGTGCGGTCGTGCACGTCGCGTCGGGCACGTCCACGAGCATCGGGTCGGAGTGCACCATCGGCCACGTCGCCCACCTCGAGGGGTGCGTCGTCGAGGACGGCTGCCTGCTCGGGTCGGGCTGCGTCGTCCTCCCCGGAGCCGTGGTGCGCGCCGGGGCGCTCGTCGGCGCGGGGGCCGTCGTGCCGCAGGGGCTCGAGGTGCCGCCCCGCGCGATGGCGCTCGGGGTCCCCGCCCGCATCCGGCCCGACGCCGTGGCCCCGGGGGCGTTCGCGGAGGGGGTCAGGGCGTACGTCGAGAACGGCCGGCGCCACGCGCGCGGGCTGCGGAGGCTGTGA
- a CDS encoding inositol monophosphatase family protein produces the protein MTPAPEDLLATALRAAAAATRFLVEDRPADLRVLSKSTPTDPVTEMDRASERLVVDTVRAERPEDGFFGEEGADSAGTSGVVWVIDPIDGTVNYLYGLPQWSVSIAAELDGQVVAGVVAAPLLGEVYSATLGGGGFVETAEGRRRLRATPDVALDRALVATGFGYAAERRRAQGAVVAGLLPLVRDIRRNGSAALDVCGVAAGRFDAYYERGVNRWDTAAAALVAREAGVHVAGLRGATDSPELTVAAPRPLFDALAAELERLGADSD, from the coding sequence GTGACCCCCGCTCCCGAGGACCTGCTCGCCACCGCCCTGCGGGCCGCCGCGGCCGCCACGCGCTTCCTGGTCGAGGACCGCCCGGCCGACCTGCGCGTGCTCTCGAAGTCCACGCCCACCGACCCCGTGACCGAGATGGACCGGGCCTCCGAGCGCCTCGTCGTCGACACCGTGCGCGCCGAGCGCCCGGAGGACGGCTTCTTCGGCGAGGAGGGCGCGGACAGCGCCGGCACGAGCGGGGTCGTCTGGGTCATCGACCCCATCGACGGGACCGTCAACTACCTCTACGGCCTGCCGCAGTGGTCGGTGAGCATCGCCGCCGAGCTCGACGGGCAGGTCGTCGCGGGCGTCGTGGCCGCGCCGCTGCTCGGCGAGGTCTACAGCGCGACGCTCGGCGGGGGCGGCTTCGTCGAGACCGCCGAGGGCCGACGGCGGCTGCGCGCCACGCCGGACGTGGCGCTCGACCGCGCGCTCGTCGCGACCGGCTTCGGGTACGCCGCGGAGCGCCGGCGCGCCCAGGGCGCCGTGGTCGCGGGCCTCCTGCCGCTCGTGCGCGACATCCGGCGCAACGGCTCCGCCGCCCTCGACGTGTGCGGCGTGGCGGCAGGGCGCTTCGACGCGTACTACGAGCGCGGGGTGAACCGCTGGGACACCGCGGCTGCCGCCCTCGTCGCGCGCGAGGCCGGCGTCCACGTCGCGGGGCTGCGCGGGGCGACGGACTCCCCGGAGCTCACCGTCGCCGCGCCGCGCCCGCTGTTCGACGCGCTCGCCGCGGAGCTCGAGCGCCTCGGCGCCGACAGCGACTAG
- a CDS encoding LacI family DNA-binding transcriptional regulator: MVTISDVAKDAGVSVSTVSYVLSGKRPISATTRERVERSISSLGYHPQASARALASNRSSALALVVPLRRDVIVPVIMQFASGVVVTARTHDHDVLLMTQDEGAGGLQRVSGSGLVDALIVMDVEAQDPRVEVLRGLRQPAVLIGLPDDPRGLGCVDLDFAAAGRVLARHLAEHGHRALALLGPSPAVYDRGTSFATRFLRGYQQAAEEEGVRAVAHACEPSFAGVAAWLDRVESELPGLSALVVHNEAALAPLLSVLSARGRRVPEDLSVVALCPADVAVSFPVPLSAVEIPAATIGELAVEMVLDQLEGRAQPSVRLLPPEFHERASCGPAPRPATPRPRRSRATARMGS, translated from the coding sequence GTGGTGACGATCTCGGACGTGGCGAAGGACGCAGGAGTGTCCGTCAGCACCGTCTCCTACGTCCTGTCCGGCAAGCGCCCCATCAGCGCGACGACCCGGGAGCGGGTCGAGCGCAGCATCAGCTCGCTCGGCTACCACCCGCAGGCCAGTGCGCGGGCCCTCGCCAGCAACCGCTCGAGCGCGCTCGCCCTGGTCGTGCCGCTGCGCCGCGACGTCATCGTGCCCGTCATCATGCAGTTCGCCTCGGGCGTGGTCGTGACCGCGCGGACCCACGACCACGACGTGCTGCTCATGACGCAGGACGAGGGCGCGGGGGGCCTGCAGCGCGTCTCGGGCTCGGGGCTCGTCGACGCCCTCATCGTCATGGACGTGGAGGCGCAGGACCCGCGCGTCGAGGTGCTGCGGGGGCTGCGCCAGCCGGCCGTGCTCATCGGGCTCCCGGACGACCCGCGCGGCCTCGGGTGCGTCGACCTCGACTTCGCCGCCGCCGGCCGCGTGCTCGCCCGGCACCTCGCCGAGCACGGGCACCGCGCCCTCGCCCTGCTGGGGCCCTCGCCCGCGGTCTACGACCGGGGGACGAGCTTCGCGACGCGCTTCCTGCGCGGCTACCAGCAGGCCGCCGAGGAGGAGGGCGTCCGGGCCGTCGCCCACGCCTGCGAGCCGTCCTTCGCCGGGGTCGCCGCGTGGCTCGACCGGGTGGAGTCCGAGCTGCCGGGGCTCTCCGCCCTCGTCGTCCACAACGAGGCGGCCCTGGCCCCGCTGCTCTCCGTCCTCTCCGCGCGCGGGCGCCGGGTGCCGGAGGACCTCTCCGTCGTCGCGCTGTGCCCCGCCGACGTCGCGGTGTCGTTCCCGGTCCCGCTCAGCGCGGTGGAGATCCCGGCCGCCACCATCGGGGAGCTCGCCGTGGAGATGGTCCTCGACCAGCTCGAGGGGCGGGCCCAGCCCTCGGTGCGGCTGCTGCCCCCGGAGTTCCACGAGCGCGCGAGCTGCGGGCCGGCTCCACGGCCTGCCACCCCGCGCCCGCGCCGCTCGCGGGCGACCGCGAGGATGGGGTCGTGA